Genomic segment of Sphingopyxis sp. QXT-31:
CTTCGTCGAGCATATGGTCGACGACCGCGACAAGGTCGCGATCGTGCGCACGATCCAGAGCCTGGCCGAAGCTCTGGGCATGAAAACCACCGCCGAGGGGGTCGAGACCGCCGACCAGGCGCGGCTGCTGTCGGCGCTCGGTTGCGACTTCGGGCAGGGCTACCTCTTCGCGCGGCCGATGGCCGAGGGCGAAGCCTTCGACTATTGGCGTCAGTCGCTGAGCCGCCCGATTTTCTGATCGAGCAATTCGGCGACGCGCGGCGCGCCAGGAAAATCCTCTGCCACCCACGCGGCTTCGACCGCCTTGAGCAGCCGCGCGACCTCGGGACCCGCGGTCACGCCGCGCGCGATGATGTCGCCGCCCTTGAGCGGCAGGTCGGGAACCGACCATTGCGACAAGGACCGCAGCGCTTCGGATGCGGCCGCGGGGTCGGCGGCGAGCAGATAGACGTCCGCCGCCGCCTCGACGCCGATCGCATGCGCGAGACGGCGCGGCGGCGGCAGCGCCGTAGTGCGATGCCCGGCGATGGCGGCGAGATGCTTGCGCTGGCGGGTCGAGAAACGCAGCCGGCTGGCGACCTGCTCGGCGGTCGGCGCGTCGGGGGGCAGCAGCGCGGCGAGACGGCGCAGCGCTGAGGGTTCGGCTGCGGCGAGCCCCTCATTGGCGAGCAGCCGGTCGAGCGTTTCCGCAAAGTCGGGCGCCAGTTCGGGCAGGATCACCTCGAACATCCCGTCGGTCGCCATCTGCCCGACGATCGCGCGCGGGTCGGGGAGCGCCAATATCTTGGTGAGTTCGTCGGCGACGCGTTCGCGCGACAGGCTTTTCAGCGACTGGCGCGCGGCGATCACCGCGGCGTGGCTGGCGGCATCGAGTTCGCCATGCCCGAAGCGTGCGACGAAGCGATAGAAGCGCAGGATGCGGAGGTGA
This window contains:
- a CDS encoding CCA tRNA nucleotidyltransferase, with amino-acid sequence MTVLPDAEWRHRDGLKRIVAALTARGGAVKLVGGAVRDTLLGLPVADIDLATPLTPDKVTEKLEAVGIKVVPTGIAHGTVTAIASHDRHEITTLRRDVETDGRRATIAFADDWREDAARRDFTINALYADPKTGAIDDYFGGLADLESGRIRFIGDAATRIAEDHLRILRFYRFVARFGHGELDAASHAAVIAARQSLKSLSRERVADELTKILALPDPRAIVGQMATDGMFEVILPELAPDFAETLDRLLANEGLAAAEPSALRRLAALLPPDAPTAEQVASRLRFSTRQRKHLAAIAGHRTTALPPPRRLAHAIGVEAAADVYLLAADPAAASEALRSLSQWSVPDLPLKGGDIIARGVTAGPEVARLLKAVEAAWVAEDFPGAPRVAELLDQKIGRLSD